A genomic window from Balaenoptera acutorostrata chromosome 20, mBalAcu1.1, whole genome shotgun sequence includes:
- the LOC130705888 gene encoding collagen alpha-2(I) chain — protein sequence MSGAAGPGVLPGLRGGELAAETPGRCVGPSRSGRGVRRPWKRRGAGTSRGRGGRRRARSSVRGTRCVSAERLQDCRRPWGRRPVAGTAQAAGANEAGGTPATAGSMEAARDLGTVWVNGAVGEPQVVGPVGSVWVTGTGEEEETSYRSPRGCERKGCPGSTGHESILELWLKVQAMRAASGCGEGSRVELHPVPAGEGPVERGVPGRASWVETSRGGLTGPWVKGQARTVPRAAGVAIAPDLGAGCERASGLCGQGQAVRMPPVAVPGTLEASSGIAPHQWGRRQAVAVPGPVEGIGYGVALGSWGKGPTGGVPGATVGWPEAVEVPRAVEGEPGGGAAPGLRGREQAAQVSVFGDTPGLGGRGWTAGVPRAAREETPFVGAPAAWRRRQAVEETDAGLLPGLWGTGQPIGVPCAIGVGTRCRGEPGFGERGQAVWVETGSGGDSRSREAAQPAEVSGPDEQEAGPGGAPGLWDIGQPMGVPRALGPETGCGSVRGPWGMEQPVRVSQAPVVAGAVGERTSGGGVTGLWARQQALGVPPADAVPGAVREETCGGNVLSLWERRRALGGPEAPVPAALGGPGSVDQEAVCGDASCLCMRRQAAGLSEAVGSPEAAGVTKHRSAPAGAPTAVCTSGSGSVPARVPAAVWVPGSVCQEGGSRDDLNLWGEVRTARIPLASGVPMAPRELWSVGEDTGCEASPRSWGKRQSARVPVAAEVPTAPRVPGPLGVETGSGGFSRLPGRGQTAGVPLTAGVSTAAVAPGPLVGDASSGDGLGVWGRGQATEVPTAVRASGPADGDTDSEGVAGLWRRRADGAIPGAVRVPLSLGVLAAVGVPTAGRRPAAVWVTGSAGEEPSAAVSGLTTGRRPSAEGPRAPGRETGGRSVLGLPGWVSYTCGHGTRLWSCPRSAGEEPDSENVPGVSRTGTAAGVNEDEEVPPFSREEAGVGHLRDHAQQGGRRQAAGGSRIRGRGNNLGEDCEGEDRLRGAFQ from the coding sequence ATGAGTGGGGCGGCTGGCCCAGGGGTCTTGCCGGGGCTGCGCGGGGGCGAGCTAGCGGCGGAGACGCCGGGCCGCTGCGTGGGGCCCAGCAGGTCCGGGCGCGGAGTGCGGCGGCCGTGGAAGAGACGGGGTGCAGGGACGTCCCGAGGCCGTGGAGGGAGGCGCCGGGCGAGGTCCTCGGTTCGGGGGACGCGCTGTGTGAGTGCGGAAAGGCTGCAGGACTGTCGGCGGCCATGGGGGAGAAGACCTGTAGCGGGAACAGCCCAGGCCGCCGGGGCGAACGAGGCTGGGGGGACACCTGCCACGGCAGGCTCGATGGAGGCTGCAAGGGACCTTGGGACTGTGTGGGTGAACGGGGCAGTGGGGGAACCCCAGGTGGTGGGGCCTGTCGGCTCTGTGTGGGTGACTGgcactggggaggaggaggagacgtCTTATAGGAGCCCCCGGGGCTGTGAGAGAAAAGGTTGTCCGGGATCTACGGGGCATGAGAGCATTCTGGAACTGTGGTTGAAGGTGCAGGCTATGAGGGCAGCTTCAGGATGTGGGGAAGGAAGCAGAGTCGAGCTCCATCCCGTGCCTGCAGGAGAAGGGCCGGTTGAAAGGGGGGTTCCTGGACGGGCTTCGTGGGTAGAGACCAGCCGTGGTGGTCTCACCGGACCGTGGGTGAAAGGACAGGCCAGAACAGTCCCCCGGGCCGCAGGAGTAGCCATAGCTCCAGACCTAGGGGCAGGCTGTGAGAGGGCCTCAGGTTtgtgtgggcagggccaggctgtGAGGATGCCACCTGTGGCTGTGCCTGGGACTCTGGAGGCAAGTTCTGGGATTGCCCCACACCAGTGGGGGAGAAGACAAGCCGTGGCGGTGCCTGGGCCCGTGGAGGGGATAGGCTATGGGGTTGCCCTGGGCTCTTGGGGAAAAGGGCCGACTGGGGGGGTTCCCGGGGCCACTGTGGGGTGGCCTGAGGCTGTGGAGGTACCTAGAGCTGTGGAGGGAGAGCCCGGCGGCGGGGCTGCTCCAGGTCTGCGGGGAAGGGAGCAGGCAGCGCAGGTGTCTGTCTTTGGGGATACCCCAGGCttagggggcagggggtggaccGCAGGGGTGCCCAGAGCTGCGCGGGAGGAAACTCCCTTTGTGGGTGCCCCAGCCGCGTGGCGGAGGAGACAAGCCGTGGAGGAGACAGACGCCGGGCTTCTCCCTGGCCTGTGGGGCACCGGACAGCCCATAGGGGTGCCTTGTGCGATTGGAGTGGGAACGAGATGTCGGGGTGAGCCAGGAtttggggagagggggcaggctGTATGGGTGGAGACAGGCTCTGGGGGCGACTCCAGGTCCCGGGAAGCTGCACAGCCTGCAGAGGTGTCTGGTCCTGATGAGCAGGAGGCAGGTCCTGGGGGCGCTCCAGGCCTGTGGGACATAGGACAGCCTATGGGAGTACCTAGGGCTCTGGGGCCAGAGACAGGCTGTGGGAGTGTCCGGGGTCCGTGGGGAATGGAACAGCCTGTGAGGGTGTCCCAGGCTCCGGTGGTAGCGGGAGCCGTGGGAGAACGGACTAGCGGCGGTGGTGTTACAGGCCTGTGGGCTAGGCAGCAGGCTCTGGGGGTGCCCCCGGCTGATGCAGTGCCGGGGGCTGTCAGGGAGGAGACCTGCGGTGGGAATGTCTTGAGTCTGTGGGAAAGGAGGCGGGCTCTGGGGGGGCCAGAGGCTCCGGTGCCTGCAGCTTTAGGGGGACCCGGGTCTGTGGATCAGGAGGCTGTCTGTGGGGATGCCTCGTGTCTCTGCATGAGAAGACAGGCCGCGGGGCTCTCTGAGGCAGTGGGGTCGCCAGAGGCAGCAGGTGTGACCAAGCACAGGAGTGCTCCAGCAGGGGCACCCACAGCTGTGTGTACCTCTGGGTCTGGAAGCGTACCTGCCAGGGTGCCTGCCGCTGTGTGGGTGCCTGGCTCTGTGTGTCAGGAAGGCGGCTCCAGGGATGACTTGAACCTGTGGGGAGAGGTTCGTACTGCCAGGATACCCTTGGCTTCAGGGGTACCTATGGCTCCCCGGGAGCTGTGGTCTGTGGGAGAGGATACTGGTTGTGAGGCTTCCCCAAGATCATGGGGAAAGAGACAGAGTGCTAGGGTTCCTGTGGCTGCTGAGGTGCCCACGGCTCCTCGGGTACCTGGTCCCCTGGGGGTGGAGACTGGCTCTGGGGGTTTCTCACGCTTGCCAGGGAGGGGACAGACTGCAGGAGTACCTCTGACTGCAGGGGTGTCCACAGCTGCTGTGGCCCCTGGGCCGCTGGTGGGTGATGCCAGCTCTGGGGATGGCTTAGGGGTATGGGGAAGGGGACAGGCGACTGAGGTGCCCACTGCTGTCAGGGCTTCAGGACCTGCGGACGGGGACACTGACTCTGAAGGCGTTGCAGGCCTATGGAGAAGGAGAGCCGACGGAGCCATCCCTGGGGCTGTGAGGGTACCTCTGTCTTTGGGGGTGCTTGCAGCTGTAGGAGTTCCCACGGCGGGGCGCCGGCCTGCCGCAGTGTGGGTGACTGGGTCTGCAGGAGAAGAACCCAGTGCGGCTGTCTCCGGCCTCACGACGGGGAGGAGGCCGTCCGCAGAGGGCCCCAGGGCTCCAGGGCGGGAGACAGGAGGTAGAagtgtcctggggctgccggGGTGGGTGTCTTACACCTGTGGGCATGGGACCAGGTTATGGAGCTGCCCAAGGTCTGCGGGGGAAGAACCGGACTCTGAGAACGTGCCAGGGGTGTCCAGGACAGGCACGGCTGCGGGGGTGAATGAAGACGAGGAAGTGCCTCCGTTTTCAAGGGAGGAGGCAGGCGTTGGCCACTTGAGAGATCATGCACAGCAGGGTGGGAGGAGACAGGCTGCAGGAGGGTCTAGAATCAGAGGGAGGGGGAACAATTTGGGAGAAGATTGTGAGGGGGAGGACAGATTGAGGGGTGCATTCCAGTAG
- the TXNDC17 gene encoding thioredoxin domain-containing protein 17: MARYEEVSVYGYEEFTQAVEQHSGKTIFAYFSGSKDAEGKSWCPDCVQAEPVVREGLKHVGEGCVFIYCQVGEKPYWKDPNNDFRKKLKLTAVPTLLKYGTPQKLVESECLQANLVEMLFSED, from the exons ATGGCCCGCTACGAAGAGGTAAGCGTGTACGGCTACGAGGAGTTCACGCAGGCGGTGGAGCAGCACAGTGGCAAGACTATTTTCGCCTACTTTTCTGGTTCTAAGGACGCCGAAGGCAAAAGCTGGTGCCCCGACTGCGTGCAGG ctgaaccGGTCGTCCGAGAGGGGCTGAAGCATGTTGGTGAAGGATGTGTGTTCATCTACTGCCAAGTAGGAGAAAAGCCTTA TTGGAAAGATCCAAATAATGACTTCAGGAAAAAGTTGAAATTAACTGCAGTGCCTACACTACTTAAATATGGAACA CCTCAAAAACTGGTAGAATCTGAGTGTCTTCAGGCCAACCTCGTGGAGATGTTGTTCTCTGAAGATTAA